One window of the Shimwellia blattae DSM 4481 = NBRC 105725 genome contains the following:
- the nifJ gene encoding pyruvate:ferredoxin (flavodoxin) oxidoreductase: protein MQTIDGNGAVASVAFRTSEVIAIYPITPSSGMAEQAGAWSENGLKNIWGDVPRVVEMQSEAGAIGAVHGALQTGALSTSFTSSQGLLLMIPTLYKLAGQLTPFVLHVAARTVATHALSIFGDHSDVMAVRQTGCAMLCASSVQEAQDFALIAQMASLNSRVPFIHFFDGFRTSHEINKIVPLADDTLLKLMPQAAIDAHRSRALNPEHPIIRGTSANPDTYFQSREATNPWYNAVYDHVNQAMADFARETGRQYQPFEYYGHPEAERVLVLMGSALGTCEEVIDELLTRGEKVGVVKVRLFRPFSAAHLLAMIPASARNIAVLDRTKEPGAQAEPLYLDVMTALAEAFSRGERDTLPRVTGGRYGLSSKEFGPECVLAVFKELATPDPRPRFTVGIYDDVTNLSLPLAENTLPSRARLEALFYGLGSDGSVSATKNNIKIIGNATEWFAQGYFVYDSKKAGGLTVSHLRVSEQPINSAYLIDKADFVGCHQLQFIDKYPMAERLKPGGIFLLNTPYSPDQVWDRLPQEVQAELNARNARLWVINAAKIARECSLGARINTVMQMAFFHLTRILPGDTAFAELQGAIARSYSSKGQELVERNWQALAMARESLFNVPLRPVNPDSHQRPPVVSDSAPDFVKTVTAAMLAGLGDALPVSALPPDGTWPVGTTRWEKRNIAEAIPIWKASLCTQCNHCVAACPHAAIRAKVVPPEAMENAPAGLDSLDVKSRDMRGMKYVLQVAPEDCTGCNLCVEVCPAKDRQDPTIKAINMAPRLAHVEEEKVNYDYFLALPDMERSSLERIDIRTSQLLTPLFEYSGACSGCGETPYIKLLTQLYGDRMLIANATGCSSIYGGNLPSTPYTTDAHGRGPAWANSLFEDNAEFGLGFRLSTTQRQQRVARLVETLAPSLPAELVSQLREEATPEQRRVQVDALRQALQGSDDALAQQLIADADALVDKSIWLIGGDGWAYDIGFGGLDHVLSLTENVNVLVLDTQCYSNTGGQQSKATPLGAVTKFGEHGKRKARKDLGVSMMMYGHVYVAQISLGAQLNQTVKAIQEAEAYPGPSLIIAYSPCEEHGYDLALSHDQMRQLTATGFWPLYRYDPRREAEGKVPMMLDSRPPSDALAETLLHEQRFKRLNTQQPDVAEQLWKDAASDLQKRYDFLALLAGKAEKPAGE, encoded by the coding sequence ATGCAAACTATCGACGGAAATGGCGCAGTCGCCTCCGTGGCGTTTCGCACCAGTGAAGTCATCGCTATTTATCCCATCACGCCCAGTTCAGGCATGGCAGAGCAGGCTGGCGCCTGGTCCGAAAACGGCCTGAAAAATATCTGGGGGGATGTTCCTCGCGTGGTTGAGATGCAGTCCGAGGCTGGCGCCATTGGCGCGGTACACGGGGCGCTGCAAACCGGGGCGTTGTCGACCTCGTTTACCTCTTCCCAGGGGCTGCTGCTGATGATCCCCACCCTGTACAAACTGGCCGGGCAACTGACGCCATTTGTGCTGCATGTGGCGGCACGCACCGTGGCAACCCACGCGTTGTCTATCTTTGGTGACCACTCAGACGTAATGGCGGTGCGCCAGACCGGGTGCGCCATGCTGTGTGCCAGCAGTGTGCAGGAAGCGCAGGACTTCGCCCTGATAGCCCAGATGGCAAGCCTGAACAGCCGGGTGCCCTTTATTCACTTCTTCGACGGTTTTCGCACCTCCCACGAAATCAACAAAATCGTGCCGCTGGCGGATGACACGCTGCTGAAGCTGATGCCCCAGGCCGCCATTGACGCGCACCGCAGCCGGGCCCTGAACCCGGAACACCCGATCATTCGCGGCACCTCGGCCAACCCGGACACCTATTTCCAGTCCCGGGAGGCCACCAACCCCTGGTACAACGCGGTATACGACCACGTTAACCAGGCGATGGCGGATTTCGCCCGCGAAACCGGCCGCCAGTATCAGCCTTTTGAATACTACGGCCACCCGGAGGCAGAGCGGGTGCTGGTTCTGATGGGCTCCGCACTGGGCACCTGTGAAGAGGTGATTGATGAGCTGCTGACCCGTGGCGAAAAGGTCGGCGTGGTGAAAGTCCGCCTGTTCCGCCCGTTTTCCGCTGCCCATTTGCTGGCAATGATCCCGGCCAGCGCGCGCAATATCGCGGTGCTGGACCGGACAAAAGAGCCCGGCGCCCAGGCAGAGCCCCTGTATCTGGATGTGATGACCGCCCTGGCCGAAGCCTTCAGCCGCGGGGAGCGCGACACGCTGCCCCGGGTTACCGGCGGCCGCTATGGTCTGTCGTCCAAAGAGTTCGGCCCGGAGTGTGTCCTGGCGGTGTTTAAGGAGCTGGCCACCCCGGACCCCAGACCCCGCTTTACCGTGGGCATTTACGATGACGTGACCAACCTGTCCCTGCCGTTAGCGGAAAATACCCTGCCGTCCCGCGCCCGGCTGGAGGCGCTGTTCTACGGTCTGGGCAGCGACGGCAGTGTCTCGGCCACCAAAAACAACATTAAAATTATCGGTAATGCCACCGAGTGGTTCGCCCAGGGCTATTTTGTGTATGACTCCAAAAAAGCCGGCGGGCTGACCGTTTCCCATCTGCGGGTCAGTGAGCAGCCGATCAACTCAGCCTATCTTATCGATAAAGCCGATTTTGTCGGCTGCCATCAGCTGCAGTTTATTGATAAGTACCCGATGGCTGAGCGCCTGAAACCCGGCGGTATCTTCCTGCTTAATACCCCCTACAGCCCTGACCAGGTGTGGGATCGCCTGCCTCAGGAGGTCCAGGCAGAGCTCAATGCCAGAAATGCCCGGCTGTGGGTGATCAATGCGGCAAAAATCGCCCGTGAGTGCTCCCTCGGGGCACGTATCAATACCGTGATGCAGATGGCCTTTTTCCACCTGACCCGGATACTGCCCGGCGATACGGCATTTGCCGAGTTGCAGGGGGCCATCGCCCGGAGCTACAGCAGCAAAGGCCAGGAGCTGGTTGAGCGTAACTGGCAGGCGCTGGCTATGGCCAGAGAGTCCCTGTTTAATGTTCCGCTGCGGCCGGTTAATCCGGACAGCCACCAGCGCCCGCCGGTGGTTTCTGATTCCGCCCCGGATTTTGTGAAGACCGTGACGGCCGCCATGCTGGCCGGGCTTGGCGATGCGCTGCCGGTCTCGGCACTCCCGCCGGACGGCACCTGGCCTGTGGGCACCACCCGCTGGGAAAAACGCAACATCGCCGAGGCGATCCCCATCTGGAAAGCGTCGTTATGTACCCAGTGCAACCACTGTGTGGCGGCCTGCCCCCATGCGGCCATTCGCGCGAAAGTTGTCCCGCCGGAGGCGATGGAAAACGCCCCGGCAGGCCTGGACTCGCTGGATGTCAAATCCCGGGATATGCGCGGCATGAAGTATGTCCTCCAGGTCGCCCCGGAAGACTGCACCGGCTGTAATCTGTGTGTGGAGGTCTGCCCGGCGAAAGATCGCCAGGATCCCACCATTAAAGCGATTAATATGGCGCCACGGCTTGCCCATGTTGAGGAGGAGAAAGTTAACTATGACTATTTCCTCGCCCTGCCGGACATGGAGCGCAGCAGCCTGGAGCGCATTGATATCCGCACCTCCCAGCTGCTTACGCCGCTATTTGAATATTCCGGGGCCTGCTCCGGCTGCGGGGAAACCCCGTATATCAAACTGCTGACCCAGCTGTATGGCGACCGGATGCTGATTGCTAACGCCACCGGCTGCTCGTCTATTTACGGGGGGAACCTGCCCTCCACGCCGTACACTACCGATGCCCACGGGCGCGGCCCGGCCTGGGCAAACTCCCTGTTTGAAGATAATGCCGAGTTCGGCCTTGGTTTCCGGCTCAGCACCACCCAGCGCCAGCAGCGGGTTGCCCGGCTGGTAGAGACGCTCGCCCCGTCGCTGCCTGCGGAGCTGGTCAGCCAGCTGCGGGAAGAGGCCACCCCGGAGCAGCGCCGGGTGCAGGTTGATGCACTGCGCCAGGCGCTTCAGGGCAGTGATGATGCGCTGGCACAGCAGCTTATCGCCGATGCGGACGCGCTGGTGGATAAATCCATCTGGCTGATTGGCGGGGATGGCTGGGCCTATGACATCGGTTTTGGCGGGCTGGATCACGTACTGAGCCTGACGGAGAACGTCAACGTGCTGGTGCTCGATACCCAGTGTTACTCCAATACCGGCGGCCAGCAGTCTAAGGCGACCCCGCTGGGTGCGGTGACGAAGTTTGGTGAGCACGGCAAGCGCAAGGCCCGTAAGGATCTGGGCGTCAGCATGATGATGTACGGCCATGTGTATGTGGCGCAAATCTCCCTGGGTGCACAGCTTAACCAGACCGTGAAAGCGATTCAGGAGGCGGAAGCATACCCGGGGCCGTCGCTCATTATTGCCTACAGCCCCTGTGAGGAGCACGGCTACGATCTGGCGCTCAGCCATGATCAGATGCGCCAGCTGACCGCAACCGGGTTCTGGCCCCTGTACCGCTACGATCCGCGCCGGGAAGCAGAAGGCAAAGTGCCGATGATGCTGGATTCACGTCCGCCCTCTGACGCCCTGGCAGAGACTCTGCTCCACGAGCAACGCTTCAAACGGCTGAATACCCAGCAGCCGGACGTAGCAGAGCAGCTCTGGAAGGACGCGGCCAGTGACCTGCAAAAACGCTATGATTTCCTGGCGCTGCTGGCCGGTAAGGCAGAAAAGCCTGCCGGTGAGTAA
- the map gene encoding type I methionyl aminopeptidase, which produces MTGIKLHTPAEIEMARAAGHAAASVLEMITPYVQPGVTTDELDRRCYEYIVDHLKVIPANIGYHGYPKTVCTSVNHVVCHGIPADKKLKQGDIVNIDVAIIKDGWYGDTSRMYFAGEPSIRARRLVDVTYQSMVAGIKAVRAGATLGDIGAAIQTLAQDAGFSVVREYCGHGVGQVYHDEPQVLHYGVPGSGVVLKPGMIFTIEPMINAGKAGTSVLNDGWTVVTRDRSLSAQWEHTVAVTEDGYDLLTPWPEGTGNYAPV; this is translated from the coding sequence ATGACCGGCATTAAACTTCACACCCCCGCAGAAATAGAAATGGCCAGGGCCGCCGGGCATGCCGCGGCCAGCGTACTGGAAATGATCACCCCTTATGTCCAGCCCGGCGTCACCACCGATGAGCTGGATCGCCGGTGTTATGAATATATTGTCGATCACCTGAAGGTTATCCCCGCCAATATTGGCTATCACGGCTACCCGAAAACGGTCTGTACATCGGTTAACCATGTGGTGTGCCACGGCATTCCGGCAGATAAAAAACTGAAACAGGGCGATATCGTGAATATTGATGTGGCCATCATTAAAGATGGCTGGTACGGGGATACCAGCCGGATGTATTTTGCCGGTGAGCCTTCGATTCGCGCCAGGCGCCTGGTGGATGTGACCTATCAGTCAATGGTGGCCGGTATCAAGGCGGTGCGGGCCGGGGCTACGCTGGGTGATATCGGGGCCGCTATTCAGACACTTGCGCAGGATGCCGGATTCTCGGTGGTGCGGGAGTATTGCGGCCACGGGGTAGGCCAGGTCTATCACGATGAGCCCCAGGTGCTGCACTATGGCGTGCCGGGAAGCGGCGTGGTACTGAAACCGGGGATGATTTTTACTATTGAGCCGATGATCAATGCCGGGAAGGCCGGGACCAGTGTCCTGAATGACGGCTGGACAGTGGTCACCCGGGATCGTTCGCTCTCGGCCCAGTGGGAGCACACCGTTGCGGTGACTGAAGATGGTTACGATCTGCTGACCCCCTGGCCGGAAGGGACCGGAAACTACGCCCCCGTTTAA
- a CDS encoding ParD-like family protein codes for MGIVKISDLMHENLRVASNAMSRSINAQAEYWLKLGMLAELYPHLTHQQLVRQLINSEIHHGMAIDRIVADDIPADLPQEQAS; via the coding sequence ATGGGAATCGTTAAAATCTCCGATCTGATGCATGAGAACCTGCGGGTGGCCAGCAATGCCATGAGCCGCTCGATCAATGCCCAGGCGGAATACTGGCTAAAACTGGGGATGCTGGCAGAGCTGTACCCGCATTTAACCCACCAGCAACTGGTTCGCCAGTTAATCAACAGCGAAATTCATCACGGAATGGCGATTGACCGCATCGTGGCGGACGACATTCCGGCAGACTTACCGCAGGAGCAGGCATCATGA
- a CDS encoding YodC family protein: protein MTVKTGDVVTLKSGGPHMTVLGFARDMGEEWAAFPGNDIVVAWMDNLGHKLVDAFDPATLKFANTDPAIGCG from the coding sequence ATGACTGTAAAAACAGGAGATGTTGTTACCCTGAAATCAGGTGGACCTCACATGACCGTTTTGGGGTTTGCCCGGGATATGGGCGAAGAATGGGCGGCTTTTCCCGGCAACGACATAGTTGTCGCCTGGATGGATAATCTGGGCCATAAGCTGGTTGATGCATTTGATCCTGCAACCCTTAAGTTCGCTAATACTGATCCCGCTATAGGGTGTGGGTGA
- a CDS encoding sorbitol dehydrogenase family protein, giving the protein MSLQNIMTRREALVRMASVMVTVSLMPYSRLTFAEKSHAAASPLEFAQFLNISRKITEHETLDPALSARYFSALNQQIPAFASALPVLYAISQQAPDALAFNQQAIRHGLGEIMTAIVTAWYTGTVAVEGSGHTELVSYKDALMYKTTRDALIVPTWCTYGPMWWLGLPPGVTREPTVPATDLPQAQGNNA; this is encoded by the coding sequence ATGTCACTACAAAACATCATGACGCGCCGGGAGGCATTAGTCAGAATGGCCTCAGTGATGGTAACGGTAAGTTTAATGCCCTATTCCAGACTCACCTTTGCCGAGAAATCACACGCCGCCGCCTCCCCGCTGGAATTTGCCCAATTCCTCAATATTTCCCGAAAAATCACGGAACACGAGACGCTGGATCCCGCCCTGTCAGCCCGCTATTTCAGCGCGCTTAACCAGCAAATCCCCGCCTTCGCCAGCGCGCTCCCGGTGTTATACGCAATAAGCCAGCAGGCCCCGGATGCCCTGGCCTTTAACCAGCAGGCCATCCGGCACGGGCTGGGCGAGATCATGACGGCGATTGTCACCGCATGGTACACCGGCACCGTTGCCGTGGAGGGCTCCGGCCATACCGAACTGGTCAGCTATAAGGATGCACTGATGTATAAAACGACCAGAGATGCACTGATTGTTCCCACCTGGTGTACTTACGGGCCCATGTGGTGGCTGGGACTGCCACCGGGCGTCACCCGGGAGCCCACTGTCCCGGCAACGGATCTTCCGCAGGCACAGGGGAATAACGCATGA
- a CDS encoding GMC family oxidoreductase: MKRPVIDAAGDARADIVIVGSGIVGGLMAENLVSLGYSVLVLEAGPRIERAQAVENWRNMPIKNRAGSDFQGLYPQSEYATAPLYFPENNYVQLSGPNGSSFKQGYLRVVGGTTWHWAASCWRNHPNDFQMKTRYGVGRDWPISYQDMEPWYCRAEEEIGVAGPNNPDWQSPVERSKPYPMDMVPWAYGDRRIAEIVNPHGFRSVPIPQGRSTRPWQGRPTCCGNNNCQPICPIGAMYNGIHHIERAEHKGAQVLAESVVYKIDTDEQNNVTAVHWYDNQHRSHRATGRAFVLACNGIETPRLLLLAANERNPNGIANSSDQVGRNMMDHSGLHCSFLAREPLWTGRGPAQSSCMVGYRDGEFRARHSANKIIINNINRVIPSALQALKTGLVGKALDAEIRDRASRSVDLSISLEPLPDPDNRLTLSPTRKDKHGLACPDIHYDVGDYVRKGLEEVKKQLRQIGDLFSAEEFVINDTLNANNHIMGGTIMGDNPRDSVVDGNCRAHDHANLWLPGGGAMASASVVNTTLTMAALALKAADDVHRMMEGK; encoded by the coding sequence ATGAAACGCCCTGTAATTGATGCCGCCGGGGATGCCCGGGCAGATATTGTGATTGTCGGCTCCGGTATTGTTGGCGGCTTAATGGCCGAGAACCTGGTAAGCCTTGGCTACTCCGTGCTGGTGCTGGAAGCCGGCCCGCGCATTGAGCGGGCTCAGGCCGTGGAAAACTGGCGCAATATGCCGATAAAAAACCGGGCCGGATCTGATTTTCAGGGGCTGTACCCGCAATCGGAATATGCCACCGCACCGCTCTACTTCCCGGAAAATAATTATGTCCAGCTCAGCGGGCCGAACGGCTCGAGCTTTAAGCAAGGGTATTTACGGGTCGTGGGCGGCACCACCTGGCACTGGGCGGCCTCCTGCTGGCGTAACCACCCGAACGACTTTCAGATGAAAACCCGCTACGGGGTGGGCCGGGACTGGCCCATTTCCTACCAGGATATGGAGCCCTGGTATTGCAGGGCGGAGGAAGAAATTGGGGTAGCCGGGCCAAACAACCCGGACTGGCAGTCCCCCGTTGAGCGCAGCAAACCCTACCCGATGGATATGGTGCCCTGGGCCTATGGCGATCGCCGCATCGCCGAAATTGTCAATCCTCACGGCTTTCGCTCAGTACCGATTCCCCAGGGCCGCAGTACCCGCCCCTGGCAGGGGCGCCCGACCTGCTGTGGCAATAATAACTGCCAGCCTATCTGCCCGATCGGCGCCATGTATAACGGCATCCACCATATTGAGCGCGCCGAACATAAAGGGGCACAGGTGCTGGCTGAATCGGTGGTCTACAAAATCGATACAGACGAGCAGAATAACGTGACGGCAGTACACTGGTACGATAACCAGCACCGCTCCCATCGCGCCACCGGCCGGGCATTTGTACTTGCCTGCAATGGTATCGAGACCCCCCGGCTGTTACTACTGGCCGCCAATGAGCGCAACCCGAACGGCATCGCGAACAGCTCTGATCAGGTGGGGCGCAATATGATGGACCACTCCGGCCTGCACTGCTCATTCCTCGCCCGCGAGCCACTCTGGACAGGCCGTGGCCCGGCGCAAAGCAGCTGCATGGTGGGCTATCGCGATGGTGAGTTCCGCGCCCGCCACTCAGCCAATAAAATCATCATCAATAACATCAACCGGGTGATCCCCTCCGCCCTGCAGGCGCTGAAAACCGGCCTGGTGGGTAAGGCTCTGGACGCGGAAATCCGCGATCGCGCCAGCCGCTCGGTGGATCTGTCGATTAGCCTTGAACCCCTGCCGGATCCGGACAACCGCCTGACCCTGAGCCCCACCCGTAAAGATAAACATGGTCTGGCCTGCCCGGATATCCACTACGACGTGGGGGATTACGTGCGCAAAGGGCTGGAAGAGGTGAAAAAACAGCTGCGCCAGATTGGCGATCTGTTCAGTGCCGAAGAGTTTGTCATCAACGATACCCTCAACGCCAACAACCATATTATGGGCGGCACCATCATGGGGGATAACCCCCGGGATTCGGTGGTGGACGGTAATTGCCGCGCCCACGATCACGCCAATTTATGGCTACCCGGGGGCGGAGCCATGGCCTCTGCCAGTGTGGTCAACACCACGCTGACCATGGCGGCCCTGGCCCTGAAAGCCGCCGACGATGTGCACCGTATGATGGAGGGCAAATGA
- a CDS encoding cytochrome c, translating into MNKFMLSALACATLLAGPAGAQTPPDASLIARGHALAIASDCMACHTDTPHQGKPYAGGYGIASPMGTIYATNITPSVRYGIGRYTEAQFARALREGIRGDGAHLYPAMPYTAYTRLSDEDIHALYSYFMHGVAPVDTPPEAKTDLPFPFNIRLVMAAWNLLYLDNARFVPDSQATAEINEGAWLVQGPAHCGTCHTPRNLMMAEDQKRYLAGAQLGPWYAPNISPDATDGIGSWSEQQIVDYLRTGRAEGKAQAAGPMAEAVEHSLQYLTAQQLHAIAAYLKTVPAQPGDNDVATATPADNGNTSGAWNVENSLRGKNPPTASHTLTSGEALYSGYCASCHQPDGSGSENQAYPALTRNTVTAMGNPSNLIAAILFGVDRTTGGHQVLMPAFGEGSYVGELTDKQIADIANFVLQKYGNVRVTVTPQDVAQIRAGGPKPFIAQVQPFIIPGMGVGGIIVLALIIWLLRRHLRKQASK; encoded by the coding sequence ATGAACAAATTCATGCTCTCAGCCCTGGCCTGCGCGACGCTGCTGGCGGGCCCTGCCGGTGCCCAGACACCCCCGGATGCCTCGCTTATCGCCCGTGGCCACGCGCTGGCTATCGCCTCAGACTGTATGGCCTGCCACACCGATACCCCCCACCAGGGAAAACCCTATGCCGGGGGCTACGGGATCGCCTCTCCGATGGGGACCATCTACGCCACCAATATTACCCCGTCTGTGCGCTATGGCATTGGCCGCTATACCGAAGCGCAGTTTGCCCGGGCACTGCGTGAAGGCATTCGCGGGGACGGGGCGCACCTCTACCCGGCTATGCCTTATACCGCCTATACCCGGCTCAGTGATGAGGATATCCACGCCCTGTACAGCTATTTTATGCACGGTGTCGCCCCGGTAGATACACCCCCGGAGGCGAAGACCGATCTGCCCTTTCCGTTTAATATCCGCCTGGTGATGGCGGCGTGGAACCTGCTCTACCTGGATAACGCCCGCTTTGTGCCCGACAGCCAGGCCACAGCGGAAATCAACGAAGGCGCCTGGCTGGTCCAGGGACCGGCGCACTGCGGCACCTGCCACACCCCGCGCAATCTGATGATGGCAGAAGATCAGAAGCGGTATCTGGCAGGCGCCCAACTGGGCCCATGGTATGCCCCCAATATCAGCCCGGACGCTACCGACGGTATCGGTAGCTGGAGCGAGCAGCAGATTGTCGACTACCTGCGCACAGGCCGCGCCGAAGGTAAAGCCCAGGCCGCAGGCCCCATGGCGGAGGCCGTTGAGCACAGCCTGCAGTATCTGACGGCCCAGCAGCTCCATGCCATTGCTGCCTACCTGAAAACTGTCCCGGCACAGCCCGGCGATAATGATGTCGCCACAGCAACACCGGCCGACAACGGCAACACGAGTGGTGCCTGGAACGTGGAAAATAGCCTGCGGGGGAAAAACCCGCCAACGGCCAGCCACACCCTGACCAGTGGTGAGGCCCTGTACAGCGGCTATTGCGCCAGTTGCCACCAGCCAGACGGCAGCGGCAGTGAGAACCAGGCCTACCCGGCGCTGACCCGTAATACGGTTACCGCAATGGGCAACCCCTCCAACCTGATTGCGGCAATTTTATTTGGTGTCGACCGGACAACCGGCGGTCATCAGGTATTAATGCCGGCGTTTGGTGAGGGATCCTATGTGGGTGAACTTACTGATAAGCAAATTGCCGATATTGCAAACTTCGTTTTGCAGAAATACGGCAATGTCCGCGTAACGGTCACCCCGCAGGATGTTGCGCAAATACGTGCTGGCGGGCCGAAGCCGTTTATTGCACAAGTGCAGCCGTTTATCATCCCGGGGATGGGGGTCGGCGGCATTATTGTGCTGGCGCTGATCATCTGGCTGCTGCGCCGACACCTGCGCAAACAGGCCAGTAAGTAA
- a CDS encoding anti-virulence regulator CigR family protein: MFKRRTLKTALAAVISLAMLAAPAYANPGNGGGNGGGNGGGHGNSGGGNHGNSGGGNHGNNGNHGNGNNGKSGANQGKGQGNDKSKEDRDSRKSYGKPDHVDADISFSRARSLAVNYGLVGYKSLPPGIAKNVARGKTLPPGIAKKSLPASMLHDLPNYPGYEWQAIGNDLVLVALSTAVVTAVINGVFD, from the coding sequence ATGTTTAAGCGTCGCACTCTCAAAACTGCACTTGCGGCGGTTATCTCACTCGCCATGCTTGCAGCCCCCGCTTACGCGAACCCCGGTAACGGTGGTGGTAACGGCGGCGGTAACGGTGGTGGTCATGGTAACAGTGGTGGTGGTAATCATGGCAACAGCGGCGGTGGTAATCATGGCAACAACGGTAACCACGGCAACGGCAATAACGGCAAAAGTGGCGCGAACCAGGGCAAAGGGCAGGGAAACGACAAGTCTAAGGAAGATCGCGACAGCCGCAAAAGCTACGGTAAACCAGACCATGTAGACGCGGATATCAGCTTCTCCCGGGCCCGCTCACTGGCCGTTAATTACGGGCTGGTGGGGTATAAATCCCTCCCTCCGGGTATTGCCAAAAATGTTGCGCGCGGTAAAACGTTGCCCCCGGGAATTGCAAAGAAATCCTTACCCGCCTCTATGCTGCATGATTTGCCAAATTATCCGGGATATGAATGGCAGGCCATTGGTAACGATTTAGTACTGGTCGCACTAAGCACAGCCGTTGTGACCGCCGTTATTAACGGTGTGTTTGACTGA
- the ttcA gene encoding tRNA 2-thiocytidine(32) synthetase TtcA, producing MQDNQDITRKDQYNLNKLQKRLRRNVGEAIADFNMIEDGDRIMVCLSGGKDSYTMLEILRNLQQSAPISFSLVAVNLDQKQPGFPEHILPAYLESIGVEYKIVEENTYGIVKEKIPEGKTTCSLCSRLRRGILYRTASELGATKIALGHHRDDILQTLFLNMFYGGKMKGMPPKLMSDDGKHIVIRPLAYCREKDIQRFSDARNFPIIPCNLCGSQPNLQRQVIAEMLRDWDKRYPGRIETMFSAMQNVVPSHLCDTSLFDFAGIRHGSEVVDGGDIAFDRQEIPLAPAGWQPEEEDAPHEEMRLNVVEVK from the coding sequence ATGCAAGACAACCAGGATATTACCCGGAAAGATCAGTACAACCTTAACAAACTTCAGAAACGCCTGCGTCGCAATGTGGGCGAAGCGATTGCCGATTTCAACATGATAGAAGACGGCGACCGGATCATGGTTTGCCTCTCTGGCGGGAAAGACAGCTACACCATGCTGGAGATCCTGCGTAATCTGCAACAGAGCGCCCCCATCTCGTTCAGCCTGGTGGCGGTCAACCTTGATCAGAAGCAGCCCGGCTTCCCGGAGCATATTCTGCCCGCCTATCTGGAAAGCATTGGCGTTGAATATAAGATTGTTGAAGAGAACACCTACGGGATCGTTAAAGAGAAAATCCCGGAAGGGAAAACCACCTGCTCCCTGTGCTCCCGCCTGCGCCGCGGTATTCTCTACCGCACCGCCAGCGAACTGGGGGCAACCAAAATAGCCCTTGGTCACCACCGGGACGATATTTTACAAACCCTGTTTCTCAACATGTTCTACGGCGGGAAAATGAAAGGCATGCCGCCGAAACTGATGAGCGACGACGGCAAACACATCGTGATCCGCCCGCTGGCATACTGCCGCGAGAAGGACATTCAGCGCTTTTCCGATGCGCGAAACTTCCCGATAATCCCCTGCAATCTGTGTGGCTCCCAGCCTAATCTCCAGCGTCAGGTGATTGCCGAAATGCTGCGCGACTGGGATAAACGCTACCCGGGGCGTATCGAAACCATGTTCAGCGCCATGCAGAATGTGGTGCCCTCTCACCTGTGTGATACCAGTCTGTTTGATTTTGCCGGGATCCGGCACGGCAGCGAGGTGGTCGACGGGGGCGATATTGCGTTTGATCGCCAGGAGATCCCGCTGGCACCGGCAGGCTGGCAGCCAGAGGAAGAGGACGCCCCTCACGAAGAGATGCGCCTGAATGTGGTGGAAGTAAAATAA